In Pajaroellobacter abortibovis, the following are encoded in one genomic region:
- the rimM gene encoding ribosome maturation factor RimM (Essential for efficient processing of 16S rRNA), whose protein sequence is MPLAQVVRPHGIKGELRLKLYCSSSDLLLHVRTALLRSSFQKKEQHVQIESARRVNEAILIKVQSIQGRTQAEFWKGAQLYVQRGDFLSLEEGEFYACDLEGARVFKRQGNALQEIGQVEEVYDYPTLDAILIRPVGENHCYEVPLIDSFVEEVDPWEKRVILSSSSWSVYS, encoded by the coding sequence GTGCCTTTGGCGCAGGTGGTTCGTCCCCATGGTATTAAAGGGGAGCTGAGACTTAAGCTTTACTGTTCATCGAGCGATCTGTTGCTTCATGTGCGGACAGCTCTATTGCGATCGTCTTTTCAAAAAAAAGAACAGCACGTCCAAATTGAATCGGCGCGGCGAGTGAATGAGGCTATTTTAATCAAAGTTCAATCCATTCAAGGTCGCACTCAAGCGGAATTCTGGAAAGGGGCTCAGCTTTACGTGCAACGTGGGGATTTTCTTTCTCTTGAAGAAGGTGAATTTTACGCGTGTGATTTAGAAGGTGCACGGGTATTTAAGCGCCAAGGGAATGCTCTTCAAGAGATCGGTCAAGTGGAAGAAGTCTATGATTATCCTACACTTGATGCGATTTTGATTCGGCCGGTTGGGGAAAATCATTGTTATGAAGTCCCCTTGATCGATTCTTTTGTTGAGGAGGTCGATCCGTGGGAGAAAAGAGTGATCCTTTCTTCTTCCTCTTGGAGCGTCTATTCGTGA
- a CDS encoding KH domain-containing protein, protein MFKDVVHFIASQLVDYPDKIRVKENTHGPYTIVELQVAKEDIGRVVGREGRTAQAIRVVLQAMATKMGRKAQLDILD, encoded by the coding sequence TTGTTTAAAGATGTTGTTCATTTTATAGCTAGCCAGCTTGTAGATTATCCTGACAAGATTAGAGTTAAGGAAAATACACATGGCCCTTATACTATTGTAGAGCTTCAGGTGGCTAAGGAAGACATTGGGAGAGTAGTAGGAAGAGAGGGGCGCACGGCGCAGGCGATTCGTGTCGTTCTTCAAGCTATGGCAACCAAAATGGGTCGCAAGGCCCAGCTCGATATTCTTGATTAG
- the rpsP gene encoding 30S ribosomal protein S16, with amino-acid sequence MAVHIRLAPSGSKKRPFYRVVVADQRSPRGGRFLEKLGIYNPQRSPIIFQINQARFAYWKSVGAQLTPTVAQLFKKCYRSMYASEASTSIERPFGKHLPSQRR; translated from the coding sequence ATGGCTGTTCATATTCGTTTGGCACCATCGGGATCGAAAAAAAGGCCCTTTTATCGGGTTGTCGTGGCTGATCAGCGGAGTCCACGAGGAGGGCGATTTCTCGAGAAATTGGGCATCTACAATCCTCAAAGGAGTCCCATCATTTTTCAAATCAATCAGGCTCGATTTGCTTATTGGAAGAGTGTAGGTGCTCAATTGACCCCTACAGTCGCACAGCTCTTTAAGAAGTGTTATCGCTCTATGTATGCGTCAGAGGCTTCCACTTCGATAGAAAGGCCTTTTGGCAAGCATCTCCCTTCGCAAAGAAGGTGA